One Vibrio neonatus genomic window carries:
- a CDS encoding ChrR family anti-sigma-E factor, translating into MKHHPSNELLKAYASGTIDACNGVTLAAHLEMCPHCQSKVQEFEELASQSLIDVEPEVELELADMEAMFNDIISLDRKPDVKVAKPAVTIEVNGKQFSLPQSLQNVSQRLSEWKSYGGKVYTAQLDIGEQERLSLLYITGGVQVPQHTHKGIETTLVLHGRFHDEIGQYKEGDFTVADASIKHAPRTDEGQDCLCLTLLSDTMIFTQGAARIFNMFGRGMYP; encoded by the coding sequence ATGAAACATCATCCAAGTAACGAGTTGTTGAAAGCCTATGCCAGCGGCACTATCGATGCTTGTAATGGCGTCACTTTAGCCGCGCATCTGGAAATGTGTCCTCACTGCCAAAGTAAGGTGCAAGAATTTGAAGAACTTGCCTCGCAATCTTTGATAGATGTAGAGCCCGAGGTTGAATTAGAGCTAGCAGATATGGAAGCCATGTTTAACGATATTATTTCGCTAGACAGAAAGCCTGATGTAAAAGTGGCTAAGCCTGCGGTGACTATCGAGGTCAATGGTAAGCAGTTTTCCTTGCCTCAGTCTTTGCAGAATGTGAGCCAAAGATTAAGTGAATGGAAGAGCTATGGTGGCAAGGTGTATACCGCGCAGCTTGATATTGGTGAGCAAGAGCGTTTGAGCTTGTTGTATATCACTGGTGGAGTTCAAGTTCCTCAGCACACACACAAGGGTATTGAAACCACACTGGTATTGCATGGGCGGTTTCATGATGAGATAGGTCAGTATAAGGAAGGTGACTTTACGGTGGCGGATGCCTCTATAAAACATGCGCCGCGCACCGATGAAGGGCAAGATTGTTTATGCCTAACGTTGTTAAGCGATACCATGATATTTACTCAAGGTGCCGCTCGCATATTTAATATGTTTGGGCGTGGTATGTACCCTTAA
- a CDS encoding AmpG family muropeptide MFS transporter gives MTDKMSWGETFKSYLDKRLLWVFMLGCSSGFPWVLIGSNMSGWLKDAGLSRAAIGYFGSVFVVYAINFMWAPLVDRVKLPILHRLLGQRRSWIFLCQAIMLVCTLAISGVDPAKSLMFTSMLALGIAIASSTQDVAIDAYRIDSFSKSEASKLPQASAMAVVGWWTGYSLPGYLAFVNADSIGWNGVYLGMTAIVALLMVFTLFTKEPKTARSQLQSEAEQRHSKVVGSPVVAWFSVTLIEPFADFFRRNGVRVAITLLLFVFLFKIGEAFLGRMSIPFYKEIGFSNEQIGDYSKLIGWGATILFTFIGSMFNVKFGIVKGLMIGGVAMASSNLMFAWIAQSGPNETLFLATIIVDNFTTAFSTVAFVSFLTVLTGQAFSATQYALLASLGNLGRTTLASFSGELVDYLNDWSMFFIITAAMVIPSLIMLYSLRGYFNKVLEKAHQRGLDDEQQYNDSQNQ, from the coding sequence ATGACGGATAAGATGTCTTGGGGTGAGACCTTTAAAAGTTACCTTGATAAGCGCTTGCTTTGGGTGTTTATGTTGGGTTGCTCAAGTGGTTTCCCTTGGGTGCTGATTGGCTCTAATATGTCAGGATGGCTAAAGGATGCAGGACTCAGTCGCGCCGCTATTGGCTATTTTGGCTCAGTGTTTGTGGTGTATGCCATTAACTTTATGTGGGCCCCTTTGGTTGATAGGGTAAAACTGCCTATTTTGCATCGCCTATTAGGTCAGCGCCGCTCTTGGATCTTCTTATGCCAAGCCATTATGTTGGTTTGTACACTGGCTATTTCTGGGGTCGATCCCGCTAAAAGCCTGATGTTTACCTCAATGCTCGCCTTAGGTATCGCGATTGCATCCTCCACTCAAGATGTGGCAATTGATGCCTACCGTATTGATAGCTTTTCTAAAAGTGAAGCCTCAAAACTGCCTCAAGCATCGGCAATGGCCGTTGTTGGATGGTGGACAGGTTATTCTCTTCCTGGTTACTTAGCGTTCGTCAATGCCGACAGCATAGGATGGAACGGCGTCTATTTGGGAATGACTGCAATTGTGGCACTGCTGATGGTGTTCACTCTGTTTACCAAAGAGCCAAAAACCGCTCGTAGCCAACTGCAATCGGAAGCAGAACAACGCCACAGCAAAGTGGTAGGTTCGCCAGTTGTGGCATGGTTTAGTGTGACCTTGATTGAACCTTTTGCTGATTTTTTCCGACGCAATGGCGTTCGAGTTGCGATCACCTTATTGCTGTTTGTCTTTCTATTTAAAATTGGTGAAGCCTTCCTTGGTCGTATGTCGATCCCTTTCTATAAAGAAATTGGCTTTAGTAACGAACAAATTGGCGACTATTCCAAACTGATTGGTTGGGGAGCAACCATACTGTTCACCTTTATTGGCAGTATGTTTAACGTTAAGTTTGGCATTGTAAAAGGCTTAATGATTGGCGGTGTGGCTATGGCATCGAGCAACCTAATGTTTGCTTGGATTGCTCAATCAGGCCCAAATGAAACGCTATTTTTGGCCACTATCATTGTCGATAACTTTACCACCGCATTCTCAACGGTAGCCTTTGTGTCATTTTTGACCGTGCTGACTGGACAAGCATTCTCAGCAACCCAATATGCCTTGCTTGCCTCACTCGGTAACTTAGGTAGAACCACCTTAGCCTCTTTCAGTGGTGAACTGGTTGATTACTTAAATGATTGGTCGATGTTCTTTATCATCACCGCGGCCATGGTGATTCCAAGCTTAATTATGCTTTATTCGCTGCGAGGCTATTTTAATAAGGTATTAGAAAAGGCTCACCAGCGGGGTTTAGATGATGAGCAGCAATATAATGACTCTCAAAACCAGTAA
- a CDS encoding peptidylprolyl isomerase, which produces MSRLLLVICALFSASVFANTKVVFETTLGHFTIQLNEEKAPLSSANFLRYVKDGSYEGTIFHRVIPGFMAQGGGFDENMTQIKTYGPIKNEASNGLKNKTASVAMARTNNPDSATRQFFINYSDNEFLNYSSSNPGYAVFGQVVEGFDVVKKMASLPTKSNGFMKDIPATPIVVTKVTIQK; this is translated from the coding sequence ATGAGCCGATTACTACTTGTAATCTGTGCGCTATTTAGTGCGTCAGTATTTGCCAATACCAAGGTGGTATTTGAAACAACCTTAGGTCACTTCACTATTCAGCTCAATGAAGAAAAAGCCCCTCTAAGTAGCGCTAACTTCCTTCGTTATGTAAAAGATGGCAGCTATGAAGGCACTATTTTCCATCGCGTTATTCCTGGCTTTATGGCTCAAGGTGGTGGTTTTGATGAGAATATGACTCAAATTAAAACCTACGGCCCTATCAAAAACGAAGCTAGCAATGGTCTAAAAAATAAAACCGCTAGTGTAGCAATGGCTCGCACCAACAACCCTGACTCAGCAACCCGTCAGTTTTTCATTAACTACTCTGACAATGAATTTTTAAACTACTCATCATCTAACCCAGGTTATGCGGTATTTGGTCAAGTGGTTGAAGGCTTCGATGTTGTGAAAAAAATGGCGAGTCTGCCAACCAAAAGCAATGGTTTCATGAAAGATATCCCAGCAACGCCTATCGTTGTCACTAAAGTGACAATTCAAAAATAA
- a CDS encoding YajG family lipoprotein has translation MKHLLIIAFSALILSGCASPTDQQLNFTPQADSSQVTINEPKTLSLSTTDVRTAQYLALVTKDHDKAMPIHAKQNARIALNNAMQSILQSQGFVIANNSDNSVQVELQEALVRVKSSTFSNQMDAKVTLKVTAETPTGKFVKTYSGSAKGDNSMGASNEQIEHMLNHVSKLVLNDIANDVELINYMQEKFQ, from the coding sequence ATGAAACATTTGCTGATTATTGCTTTTTCAGCCCTTATATTGAGCGGTTGTGCTAGCCCAACTGACCAACAACTGAATTTCACCCCGCAAGCTGATAGCAGTCAAGTGACTATCAACGAACCAAAAACGTTAAGCCTGAGCACGACTGACGTGCGCACAGCTCAATACTTAGCATTAGTAACAAAAGACCATGATAAGGCGATGCCTATTCATGCTAAACAAAATGCAAGAATCGCGTTAAACAATGCCATGCAGTCTATTTTACAGTCGCAGGGCTTTGTGATTGCCAACAATAGTGACAACAGCGTACAAGTTGAACTGCAAGAAGCTTTGGTTCGCGTAAAATCGTCTACTTTTAGTAACCAAATGGATGCCAAAGTCACCTTAAAAGTGACCGCAGAAACCCCAACAGGAAAATTTGTTAAAACCTATTCTGGCAGTGCCAAAGGTGATAACTCAATGGGCGCTTCTAACGAACAAATCGAACATATGCTTAATCACGTATCTAAGCTAGTGTTAAATGACATTGCCAACGATGTTGAACTTATCAATTACATGCAGGAGAAATTTCAATGA
- a CDS encoding methyltransferase translates to MKTELVLRDQLFTLHRYPKRASETLQAWDAGDEYVINHFIETPLPLGSKVLILNDNFGALSCWFSREHQVYLQTDSLISQKGAQQNLALNQCNAITLLRSTEEIPSDIDAVIMQLPKSNRFLTWQLHQLKTCLNVDTPVVAVNKANAIHTSTLKLFEKHLGETRTSLAWKKHRLVFSQVGHQATPAVDEKTTWDVPEHKMQLNNLANVYSGESLDLGARFILEHLPQGSKHKNIIDLGCGNGVLSIKLGRNNPLSTITSVDESFMAVESARMNVTANVEHPERYTFIANNCLDDFKKDSYDLVVCNPPFHQQNTVTDHIAWQMFCDAHNVLEPAGELLVVGNGHLGYLAKLTRLFGKGRVSVVASNKKFVILSAKKAS, encoded by the coding sequence ATGAAAACAGAGCTCGTACTGCGCGACCAACTATTTACTCTTCACAGGTACCCCAAAAGGGCTAGTGAAACACTGCAAGCTTGGGATGCAGGAGATGAATATGTCATTAACCATTTTATTGAAACGCCCCTACCATTAGGCTCTAAAGTTTTAATTTTAAATGACAATTTTGGTGCTTTAAGCTGCTGGTTTTCTCGTGAGCATCAGGTATACCTGCAAACCGACTCACTTATCAGTCAAAAAGGTGCGCAGCAAAATCTGGCGCTAAACCAATGCAATGCTATTACTTTGTTACGCTCAACAGAGGAAATACCTAGTGATATTGACGCTGTCATCATGCAATTGCCTAAAAGTAATCGATTTCTTACATGGCAACTGCATCAACTTAAAACGTGCTTAAACGTTGATACTCCTGTGGTAGCGGTCAATAAAGCTAATGCCATTCATACCTCAACGCTAAAGTTATTTGAAAAACACCTTGGGGAAACCCGTACTTCTCTGGCATGGAAAAAGCATCGCTTGGTCTTTAGTCAAGTGGGCCATCAAGCAACGCCGGCAGTGGACGAAAAAACCACCTGGGATGTACCTGAGCATAAGATGCAGCTAAACAACTTAGCCAATGTCTATTCAGGAGAAAGCTTAGATTTGGGGGCACGCTTTATACTTGAACACCTTCCGCAAGGTTCAAAGCATAAGAACATTATCGACTTAGGCTGCGGGAATGGCGTGTTATCAATCAAATTAGGTCGAAACAACCCTCTTTCTACCATTACCAGTGTTGATGAAAGTTTCATGGCGGTGGAATCGGCGCGAATGAACGTCACCGCCAATGTAGAGCATCCAGAACGCTACACCTTTATTGCCAATAATTGTCTCGATGACTTTAAAAAGGACAGCTACGATCTGGTGGTGTGTAACCCACCCTTCCACCAACAAAACACCGTAACGGATCACATTGCATGGCAAATGTTTTGTGATGCGCATAATGTCCTAGAACCTGCTGGAGAATTATTGGTTGTAGGTAATGGTCACTTAGGTTATTTGGCTAAACTGACACGCTTATTTGGCAAAGGACGAGTCAGCGTGGTAGCCAGCAATAAGAAGTTTGTGATTCTTTCGGCAAAGAAAGCCTCTTGA
- a CDS encoding BolA family protein yields the protein MRQQKIEKKLDFYFSPYHLQVINESYKHNVPEGSESHFKVVIVSDKFAGLRLVARHRLVNEALTDEFGEGLHALSMHTLTKEEWKQQAFPSSPDCMGGGH from the coding sequence ATGCGACAGCAGAAAATTGAGAAAAAATTGGATTTTTACTTCTCTCCGTATCACTTACAAGTTATCAACGAGAGCTACAAACATAATGTACCGGAAGGTTCTGAAAGTCATTTTAAGGTCGTTATTGTCAGTGATAAATTTGCGGGTCTAAGATTAGTTGCCCGCCATCGTCTAGTGAATGAAGCCCTAACCGATGAGTTTGGTGAAGGGTTACATGCACTTTCAATGCATACACTGACAAAAGAAGAATGGAAGCAACAAGCATTCCCTAGCTCCCCAGATTGTATGGGAGGAGGCCATTAA
- a CDS encoding Na(+)-translocating NADH-quinone reductase subunit A, producing MITIKKGLDLPISGAPTQVINDGNPVSKVALLGEEYVGMRPTMHVREGDVVKKGQVLFADKKNPGVVFTAPQSGTVTQVNRGAKRVLQSVVIEIAGNEQITFDKYEQQELAKLDADVIRKQLVDSGSWAALRTRPFSKVPAVDSSTDAIFVTAIDTNPLAGNPDVIINEQDEAFVAGLDLLSVLTNGKVYVCKSGGSLPRSEQSNVEEHVFSGPHPAGLVGTHMHFLYPVNEQHVAWSINYQDVIAFGKLFLTGEIYTDRVVALGGPVVSNPRLVRTTLGAYLPELVDKELMPGEVRIISGSVLWGTNAAGPHAFLGRYHMQISALREGRDKEFFGWAMPGKNKFSVTRSFLGHLFKGQLYNLTTSLNGGERAMVPIGSYEKVMPLDIEPTLLLRDLCAGDVDSAQRLGVLELSEEDIALCTYVCSGKYEFGELLRECLDTIEKEG from the coding sequence ATGATTACAATTAAAAAGGGTTTGGACCTGCCTATATCAGGTGCTCCTACCCAGGTGATTAATGACGGGAATCCCGTTTCAAAAGTCGCCTTGCTGGGCGAAGAGTACGTGGGCATGCGACCAACAATGCATGTTCGCGAAGGGGATGTAGTAAAGAAGGGACAGGTTCTTTTTGCTGACAAGAAGAATCCTGGCGTGGTTTTTACTGCACCTCAAAGCGGAACGGTTACTCAGGTAAACCGTGGTGCAAAGCGTGTTTTGCAATCAGTTGTTATTGAAATAGCTGGTAACGAGCAAATCACCTTTGATAAATATGAGCAACAAGAACTGGCTAAGTTAGATGCGGATGTAATTCGCAAGCAACTGGTTGATTCTGGTTCATGGGCCGCTTTAAGAACTCGTCCGTTCAGTAAGGTTCCTGCAGTCGATTCTTCGACTGATGCCATCTTTGTTACGGCAATAGATACTAACCCATTAGCAGGAAATCCTGACGTTATTATTAACGAGCAGGATGAAGCATTTGTAGCAGGTTTAGACCTTCTCTCTGTGCTGACTAATGGCAAGGTTTATGTGTGTAAAAGTGGTGGTTCTCTTCCTCGTTCAGAGCAAAGTAATGTTGAGGAGCACGTATTCTCAGGTCCACACCCTGCGGGTCTAGTGGGCACTCACATGCACTTCTTGTATCCCGTCAACGAACAGCATGTCGCTTGGAGTATCAACTACCAAGATGTTATTGCTTTCGGTAAGTTATTTTTAACGGGTGAAATCTATACAGATCGTGTTGTTGCTCTTGGTGGCCCTGTAGTGAGCAACCCTCGTTTGGTTCGCACTACATTAGGTGCATACCTTCCCGAATTAGTCGACAAAGAATTAATGCCTGGAGAAGTTCGTATTATCTCTGGTTCTGTTCTTTGGGGCACAAACGCAGCGGGTCCTCATGCTTTCCTTGGTCGTTATCACATGCAAATTTCTGCATTGCGTGAAGGAAGAGACAAAGAATTCTTTGGCTGGGCTATGCCTGGTAAAAATAAATTCTCAGTGACTCGTTCATTCCTCGGCCATTTATTTAAAGGTCAATTATACAACTTAACTACATCGCTAAATGGCGGTGAGCGTGCGATGGTTCCAATCGGCAGTTACGAAAAAGTAATGCCATTGGATATTGAGCCTACGCTGCTTCTGCGCGATTTGTGTGCTGGAGATGTAGACAGTGCGCAACGCTTAGGTGTGTTAGAGCTATCCGAAGAAGATATCGCCCTTTGTACTTATGTTTGTTCTGGCAAATATGAGTTTGGTGAATTACTTCGTGAGTGTCTAGACACTATCGAGAAGGAAGGTTAA
- a CDS encoding NADH:ubiquinone reductase (Na(+)-transporting) subunit B: MLKKFIEDIEPHFEANGKFEKWYPLYEATATLFYTPGTITKTKSHVRDSVDLKRIMIMVWFAVFPAMFWGMYNTGNQAITALTFLHSGADLATLVSGNWHYWLTEMLGGTISADAGWGSKMLLGATYFLPIYATVFLVGGFWEVLFCIVRKHEVNEGFFVTSILFALIVPPTLPLWQAALGITFGVVVAKEIFGGTGRNFLNPALAGRAFLFFAYPAQISGDLVWTAADGFSGATALSQWAQGGNSNLINNVTGQSITWMDAFIGNIPGSIGEVSTLFLMLGALMIVYMGIASWRIIAGVMIGMIATATLFNLIGSDSNAMFSMPWHWHLVLGGFAFGMFFMATDPVSASFTNKGKWWYGILIGLMCVLIRVVNPAYPEGMMLAILFANLFAPLFDHVVIEKNIKRRLARYGK, encoded by the coding sequence ATGTTGAAGAAATTTATTGAGGATATCGAACCGCATTTCGAAGCCAATGGCAAATTCGAAAAGTGGTATCCCCTATATGAAGCGACAGCAACGCTTTTTTATACTCCGGGTACAATAACCAAAACCAAATCGCATGTGCGTGATAGCGTTGATCTTAAACGCATCATGATCATGGTGTGGTTTGCGGTTTTCCCTGCCATGTTCTGGGGTATGTACAATACCGGTAACCAGGCAATCACAGCGTTAACTTTCTTGCACTCTGGTGCTGATTTAGCGACTTTAGTTTCAGGTAACTGGCACTACTGGTTAACTGAAATGCTGGGTGGCACTATCAGTGCCGATGCCGGGTGGGGCAGTAAGATGTTGCTGGGTGCAACCTACTTCTTGCCTATCTATGCCACAGTATTCCTAGTGGGTGGTTTCTGGGAAGTCTTGTTCTGTATCGTGCGTAAACATGAGGTCAACGAAGGCTTTTTCGTTACTTCTATTTTGTTTGCCTTGATTGTTCCGCCGACATTGCCTCTATGGCAAGCCGCACTAGGTATTACCTTTGGTGTGGTTGTTGCAAAAGAGATTTTTGGTGGTACTGGTCGCAACTTCTTAAACCCTGCGTTAGCCGGTCGTGCATTTTTGTTCTTTGCATATCCTGCACAAATCTCAGGTGATTTAGTTTGGACTGCAGCCGATGGTTTCTCTGGCGCTACAGCACTAAGCCAGTGGGCACAAGGTGGTAACTCTAACCTAATCAACAATGTAACAGGTCAATCCATTACTTGGATGGACGCGTTTATCGGTAATATCCCTGGTTCTATCGGTGAGGTTTCGACCTTATTCTTGATGCTAGGCGCGCTGATGATTGTTTACATGGGAATTGCATCTTGGCGCATTATCGCGGGTGTAATGATTGGTATGATCGCAACCGCGACCCTATTCAACCTTATTGGTTCTGATTCCAATGCGATGTTTAGTATGCCGTGGCACTGGCACCTAGTTTTGGGTGGCTTTGCATTTGGTATGTTCTTCATGGCAACCGATCCTGTCTCTGCCTCTTTTACCAATAAAGGTAAGTGGTGGTACGGTATTTTAATTGGTTTGATGTGTGTGTTGATTCGAGTAGTTAACCCGGCATACCCAGAGGGTATGATGTTGGCCATTCTATTTGCGAACCTATTCGCGCCACTATTCGACCACGTTGTTATCGAGAAGAACATTAAGCGGAGACTAGCACGCTATGGCAAATAA
- a CDS encoding Na(+)-translocating NADH-quinone reductase subunit C: MANKNDSIKKTLGVVIGLSLICSIVVSTAAVGLRDKQQANAVLDKQTKIVEVAKISEQGSVQELFGNYIEPRLVDLKTGDFVEGDAAAYDQRAAAKDPAQSIRLDPADDTAKIIRRANVGTVYLVKEGDHYSKVIIPIHGTGLWSMMYAFVAVEMDGNTVSGITYYEQGETPGLGGEVENPNWVGQFEGKQLFDDNFKPALKIVKGGAAPDDIHGVDGLSGATLTGNGVQHTFDFWLGDMGFGPFLAKVREGELN, encoded by the coding sequence ATGGCAAATAAAAACGATAGCATTAAAAAGACGCTAGGTGTCGTTATTGGTTTAAGCCTGATTTGTTCTATTGTCGTTTCGACAGCAGCAGTTGGGTTACGTGATAAGCAACAAGCCAATGCGGTACTAGATAAGCAAACGAAAATCGTAGAAGTCGCAAAGATCTCTGAGCAAGGTTCAGTCCAAGAGTTATTTGGCAATTACATTGAACCTCGTTTAGTTGACCTTAAAACCGGTGATTTTGTTGAAGGTGATGCTGCGGCATACGATCAACGAGCAGCTGCAAAAGATCCCGCTCAGTCTATTCGTTTAGACCCTGCGGACGACACAGCTAAAATCATTCGTCGTGCAAACGTCGGTACTGTGTACCTAGTTAAAGAGGGTGACCACTATTCAAAGGTCATTATCCCTATTCACGGCACGGGCCTTTGGTCAATGATGTACGCTTTTGTTGCGGTTGAAATGGATGGCAACACAGTGTCGGGCATTACTTACTACGAGCAAGGTGAAACTCCTGGGCTTGGTGGTGAAGTAGAAAATCCGAACTGGGTAGGTCAATTCGAAGGCAAACAGCTATTTGATGACAACTTTAAGCCAGCATTAAAGATTGTTAAGGGTGGCGCGGCACCAGATGATATTCACGGTGTTGATGGCCTTTCGGGTGCAACTTTGACGGGTAACGGCGTACAACATACTTTCGATTTCTGGTTAGGCGATATGGGCTTCGGACCATTCCTTGCTAAAGTACGCGAAGGAGAGCTGAACTAA
- a CDS encoding NADH:ubiquinone reductase (Na(+)-transporting) subunit D, with protein MAMSKEMKQNLWAPVLDNNPIALQVLGVCSALAVTTKLETAFVMTLAVIFVTALSNFFVSVIRNHIPNSVRIIVQMAIIASLVIVVDQILKAYLYDISKQLSVFVGLIITNCIVMGRAEAYAMKSAPIPSLLDGIGNGLGYGFVLITVAFFRELIGSGKLFGMEVLPLVSDGGWYQPNGMFLLAPSAFFLIGFMIWVIRIFKPEQIEAKE; from the coding sequence ATGGCTATGTCTAAAGAAATGAAGCAAAACCTTTGGGCTCCTGTTTTAGATAACAACCCAATTGCTTTGCAGGTTCTTGGTGTGTGTTCTGCACTAGCGGTAACCACTAAGCTTGAAACAGCATTTGTTATGACGCTGGCGGTAATCTTTGTAACCGCTTTGTCTAACTTCTTCGTGTCTGTTATTCGTAACCACATTCCAAACAGCGTGCGTATCATCGTACAGATGGCGATTATCGCTTCATTGGTAATCGTGGTAGACCAAATCTTAAAAGCTTACCTTTACGATATCTCGAAACAGCTATCGGTATTTGTTGGCTTGATCATTACTAACTGTATCGTAATGGGTCGTGCGGAAGCATACGCAATGAAGTCTGCGCCAATCCCATCGCTACTTGATGGTATCGGTAATGGTTTAGGTTATGGTTTCGTACTGATTACTGTGGCATTTTTCCGTGAACTGATTGGTTCTGGCAAATTGTTTGGTATGGAAGTACTTCCTCTAGTGTCTGACGGTGGTTGGTATCAGCCTAACGGTATGTTCTTGCTTGCACCGTCTGCATTCTTCTTGATTGGCTTCATGATTTGGGTGATTCGTATCTTCAAGCCTGAACAAATAGAAGCGAAGGAGTAG
- the nqrE gene encoding NADH:ubiquinone reductase (Na(+)-transporting) subunit E yields the protein MEHYISLLVKSIFIENLALSFFLGMCTFLAVSKKVKTSFGLGVAVVVVLTIAVPVNNLLYNLVLKENALVSGVDLSFLNFITFIGVIAALVQILEMVLDRFFPPLYNALGIFLPLITVNCAIFGGVSFMVQRDYNFAESVVYGFGSGVGWMLAIVALAGLREKMKYSDVPPGLRGLGITFITVGLMALGFMSFSGVQL from the coding sequence ATGGAACATTATATTAGCTTGCTGGTTAAATCGATTTTCATCGAAAACCTAGCATTATCCTTCTTCTTGGGCATGTGTACATTCCTTGCTGTATCTAAGAAGGTGAAAACCTCTTTCGGTCTTGGTGTTGCAGTAGTGGTGGTATTAACCATCGCTGTTCCTGTGAACAACTTACTGTACAACCTAGTGTTGAAAGAGAATGCGTTAGTCTCGGGTGTGGATTTAAGTTTCCTTAACTTCATCACCTTCATCGGTGTTATTGCAGCTCTAGTACAGATTTTGGAAATGGTGTTAGACCGCTTCTTCCCACCTTTGTACAACGCGCTAGGTATTTTCCTACCGCTGATTACGGTGAACTGTGCAATCTTCGGTGGCGTATCTTTCATGGTACAGCGTGACTACAACTTTGCTGAATCGGTCGTGTATGGCTTTGGTTCTGGCGTAGGTTGGATGCTAGCAATCGTTGCTCTTGCAGGTTTACGTGAAAAGATGAAGTACTCTGATGTACCTCCAGGTCTACGCGGCCTTGGTATTACGTTCATCACTGTAGGCCTAATGGCGTTGGGCTTTATGTCTTTCTCCGGTGTTCAACTGTAA
- the nqrF gene encoding NADH:ubiquinone reductase (Na(+)-transporting) subunit F, whose protein sequence is MNTIVLGVVMFTLIVLVLVLVILFAKSKLVPTGDVNILVNGDPEKGFTVSPGDKLLGALAGNGIFVSSACGGGGSCGQCRVKVKAGGGDILPTELDHISKGEAREGERLACQVAVKTDMEIELPEEIFGVKKWECTVLSNDNEATFIKELVLQIPDGEEVPFRAGGYIQIEAEPHHIKYADFDIPDEYREDWDKFNLFRYESIVKEESIRAYSMASYPEEKGIIKLNVRIATPPPNNPDVPPGIMSSYIWSLKAGDKCTISGPFGEFFAKDTDNEMVFVGGGAGMAPMRSHIFDQLLRLQSKRKMTFWYGARSKREMFYIEDFDKLAAENDNFVWHCALSDPLPEDNWDGYTGFIHNVLYENYLKDHEAPEDCEYYMCGPPMMNAAVIGMLKDLGVEDENILLDDFGG, encoded by the coding sequence ATGAATACGATCGTTCTTGGCGTTGTGATGTTTACTCTGATTGTATTGGTGTTAGTGCTAGTGATTTTATTCGCTAAATCTAAGCTGGTACCAACGGGTGACGTCAATATTTTAGTTAATGGTGATCCAGAGAAAGGTTTTACCGTATCTCCGGGTGACAAACTGCTAGGTGCTCTTGCGGGCAACGGTATCTTTGTATCGTCTGCTTGTGGTGGCGGTGGCTCTTGTGGTCAGTGTCGCGTTAAAGTGAAAGCGGGTGGTGGTGATATCTTGCCAACCGAGCTTGACCATATTAGTAAAGGTGAAGCACGTGAAGGTGAGCGTTTAGCCTGTCAGGTTGCTGTGAAAACCGATATGGAAATCGAGCTTCCTGAAGAGATCTTCGGTGTTAAAAAGTGGGAATGTACTGTTCTTTCTAATGACAACGAAGCGACCTTCATCAAAGAGCTTGTACTGCAAATTCCTGATGGTGAAGAAGTACCGTTCCGTGCGGGTGGTTACATTCAGATTGAAGCTGAACCTCATCACATTAAATATGCTGACTTTGATATTCCAGATGAGTACCGTGAAGATTGGGATAAATTCAATCTATTCCGTTATGAATCTATCGTAAAAGAAGAGTCTATCCGTGCATACTCAATGGCTTCTTACCCAGAAGAGAAGGGTATTATTAAGCTGAACGTGCGTATTGCTACGCCGCCGCCTAATAACCCTGACGTACCACCGGGCATCATGTCTTCGTACATTTGGTCTCTAAAAGCAGGCGATAAGTGTACTATTTCAGGTCCATTTGGTGAGTTCTTCGCTAAAGATACTGACAACGAAATGGTGTTTGTTGGTGGTGGTGCTGGTATGGCTCCAATGCGCTCTCATATCTTTGATCAGCTACTGCGCTTGCAATCTAAGCGTAAGATGACGTTCTGGTATGGTGCTCGTTCGAAACGTGAAATGTTCTACATTGAAGATTTCGACAAACTAGCCGCAGAAAATGACAACTTTGTATGGCATTGTGCGCTATCTGATCCTCTTCCAGAGGATAACTGGGATGGTTACACCGGCTTCATACATAACGTATTGTACGAAAACTATCTGAAGGATCACGAAGCTCCAGAAGATTGTGAGTACTACATGTGTGGTCCACCTATGATGAACGCAGCTGTAATCGGCATGCTAAAAGACCTAGGTGTAGAGGATGAAAACATCCTACTTGATGACTTCGGTGGCTAA